TGTACTCCCATAATAGCATCTATAGACCTCACACACCCCATATTTCATACTTTACATGACCATAgagatttaatgtttttatcctaCATATGGGACTGAGAACTCTTCTTGGTGCGTTTCGcacatctgcttcttcagggatatggaAGTACACACAGAAGAATGAGTAACAGGGACCATAAGGGGTACAGCAGGGGcctcaatttttcaattaattttccTTATTGATATTGAGTTTTGCAATGCTCTAGCAGTAAAAATTGCTGGAACAAAGAGCAAGGTATTTTCACCATAAGATTATAAAGTATCTGttcaataaagacattttaaagaataGGCAGGTACGTCAATAATGGAGATGGAGGTTTTCCAGGGTTCTATTGAGGAGAACCGAGTGGTTGTCATCAATGTGGTGAGTTGTCTGGTAGCCAAATTGCAGGCAAGAGGTGGAACACGGTCACATATTTGCAGATCTACACATTCTAGAGATCATCACCCTGCCGCAGAGTGGAATACAAGACAGCATCAATCTGAACATGTGTTGCAAGTCCATTTAGCAGTTTGGCGAAAACTTTAATGGAATTTAATCTAATAGGATGCTATAATGCAGgtgaaatttttaatttgttatccAGGCTTATTATTACTCATTGCGCTTCCATTGAGGTTGGTGCTGTAGTGTCTCTGGGTAAGTGGCGCACAAGATCTGCAGTTAATTGATAGTCTGATACGTTTTGTTGGTTCGGTCAGTCTCTTTGCACTCACAGTGGGTCCGTAAATTTTTGGAAGATCTGAACCAAACTTTGTTCTTCTGTCCTGGATATGTCCTGTGTCAGAGTATTTCTGCTCAGGCTTACACACAAGGTTATGGTTAATTCTTGCCAAAGCGGCTGGATGGCTCAAAGATGCAATCGGCCGAGGGGACCTGTTAATGGAACCTTTGGGCAATTCTGGAAATCTGACAAACTGTTGAGAGACATAAAGTGCTAGTCAAAAGAGTAACAATGAAATATCAAATATTACCTAACTGAGCATTAAGAAACAAATGATCTCCAGCAGTTGTTTCTATATTTAGGAACAagcataattataatattaaaatctaaccttttacttttgctttttctttccttGAGATTTGGCTTACACcagaataaatattgttttgcttAAATTCAGTCAGACTGCAGTCTGAACAGTACAACTCAAATAACTGACATCCTGTACTGTGATTGGAGAAAATCTTCCTCCAGGGAAGGGACATTGGTAAATGTGTTCTGCAGGGGTGGTCAAAAAGACTTGGGAGCCAGACATTGGAGCTGTAACACTACTCAGCATCTCTGTATAGGGCCCATTTCAAACTTTTGCTTAACTGTCATGTTGTACCACAGGCTCAAATGGGCTCCCAACTGTTGGGAGTAGTTTGGAATAACTTTGTGCACACAGTTACATTACAGTTTTCCCTGGGTGTGCAGTGTCACTTCTGGcaatgtggttgcttttcctcctctgaaggaaaaaaacacactgcaaaCTTAAAAGCAAcatgtgtaaatgtaataatttacgGTATGATTTGCTGCTTTTAGGTGCATAGTAGCAGCTGATTAAGCACCAAGGAGCAACGTACTGCACAGTTTGCAAATGAAAGTTTGAAAGAGGCCATAACCAAGAAGGGAACCCATCAAAATGTATCATCAAAACTTAATAAACTATAAATCTATAAAGACAGCCCTGTATCTTATTATGGATATTATAACATGGATAACCTATTATGATGTTTTTTGGAGACAAGGATCTCCTGGGTTTTAGACATTAAATCCTAATCACggtttatatgtttgttttactaATGTTTTCCAACCGACCTTCTCACAATCCAGAACAGACAACACTTGCACTACGATCACTCGATCATTTCTTTTGACGTTTgacgtttgtgtttttttcctctggGGATTACTGAATGCCGTCCTTAAGGCTCTCATGGGTTCAAAGTAAACGTTGGCACCGAGAGAATGCCAGACCTGTATGACAATAACGATCGTAAGGTATAATTCTTGTAAAACATAAGCAAACATACACAACTGCAaactaacaaattattttattttaaaaatgaacaggcagatataaaaggcacaaataaTGTAGCTCTGTAATTGCTATTctatgctgtgtatttttttaattaagcagCATAGTTACCTAAATCTGACATGGTATCAGcctattgtaaatattttacagaacagCTAAGAAGGAGGGAGATACAGTACAGGGCGCCAACCATGATCCCTGTTTGCTGGTGGGGAGCAGAATGAATGGTATGGGCTTCTCTATGTACTGTTTCAGTTACAGGATGATGATAGGAAAAGAACCTTTAAAGGAAAGTGAAATTGCAGCAAAGAAAGGTCATTTACCCCTTCTCTGATAGACAGGGCTGTGCTATAGGGAGCTGTGTGGACGGGCAGCATGGCGGTTTGGTGGTTAGCACtaagcgctgggtcccaggtttgaatctcttgctggggcattatctgcatggagtttgcaggttctccccgtgtttgcattagtttcctccgggtactccggattcctcccaaaaacatgggGTTAGGTTAACTAGCTATGGCCAAAATTGGCcattgactgtgttaatgacatatgactatggtagagacattagattgtgaagccctttgagggacagctagtgacatgactatggactttgtacagtgctatattAATACCGTGTAATAATCCTGTTTGCCTTATCAGCCATTTGTACCAGGaggctttattatatataaaaaaaattacatttacatagctGCACATGTTTTTGAAAGCGCCATAAAACTGGCTTTTCAGAGCTCCAAATGGCTCCAAACAAACATACTTGTACATACGCAGACAGTCAGTTTAATCCTTTATTTTGAACTATGCAGAGTCTAATTACAGTAATTGGTTAAGCCTATTTCTCACTGAAGATGCTACTAAGATACTAAATAAAAGAAGATTAAGGATCCAAGGTCATTGAATAAAATAGGGTTTATATACTGAACCGTTTTATATCCAGGGATAAATAAAACCTTCATCATCTGACCGGTTTGTGAACTTTTGGTATGTATggcattatttaacaaaattttctttcctttttttgttgattttttgttattgttttcattatattttatgtctattttatctttacatttttttattttctatcatcAAAATGAGTCTGAAGATTCCATATGTAATCGTAGAGCAGGTTTACATAATGGGGACATTAGGAGCTCTATTTAAAACTATAGTGGTCAGGTGAAGGATAAAGAGATTGTGGAGTACGTGATGTGTTAAGGTCAGCTTTAAATAGTGATGTTTTTATAAGTTTTGTAAATCTTTTCCTAAACCTCAGATAGCAATATGAAGCCTATCCCTTTTTGTTGGGTGTATTGGGTTATAGAAGAGTTAGATGTTCTGCCAGCAGTAAATATTTCAAACTGTAAATACTTTGCAAAGtgtttttagaaaagtttgtGGTGTGCAAGTGTGTgtactttttgcaataaaaatattctcACGGTCAGAGATCTTAAGGAAGAACAAAAAACTGCTGGACGAACTgagacattttttgttatattttggacATAAGGCAGCAATCAGCAACAAATATAAAGAGGTCAAATAAAAATTGCTGACCCACTGGTACAGAACCCCAGTTAAATTAGAAAAGATATACTCTCATATTGATGGCAGATGCTGGAGATGTAAAACAGCACCTGGTACGCTCTTACATATTTTCTGGGACAGTCCGGCCCTGGCAGGTTTTTGGGCTGGGGTTGCAGACATAACATTTAAGCTCACAAATACAGACATAATGAATAAGGACGAGTTGGCTCTCCTCCATGTTTCGAGCATGTCAAAAAAGAGGTACAACCATTCTCTACTGCAGCATTTACCGGCATGCTGGAAGCAGGAGAACCTTCCAACGGTAGGCCAATGGCTGAGGAGAGTGCATGATATATACTGTACGAAGGAATTAATCTGGCACAGAGAAAGCAGAAAAGTTTACTGGAACCTGgtagtattggattcaatatagcACTACATCAGAATATAACAAGTTACCACCTCAGAATTTTTCCCAATAAAACCCAACAGCTGTACCTGACACCTTACCTTGAGTTTTATTGCTTTAGTGTCCAAAGTTGAAAGGCCTATACTACCAATAAAAAGCCTATATTCAAACTTTTTCCCCACCCTATTCTTGCTCGTTTCCATACCCCCCTTCTCTCTTAGTTTcgttgttttctttatttgttcaCTGTTTTTGTTCTAAACGCAAAATAGAGGTGCTTGGGTTCTCCATGTGATTTCTCCAAACTTGATGTTTACATGTCTgtcacatatttgtatatttctacagaaaatgtttattaggaCTGTTTTTGTTTGAacctgactaaaaaaaaaaaaaatgacaactactGACCTTGTAAGTTTTACAGTGAAAGCAGGAActacactgtaaaaataaaaatttgaagagGCAGATTGTGTATCAGAAGGAACGGACTAGGTCAgctatgcaataaaataaaatcaactaTCTGTATCCTCACTATTTCCTCACTTCGTTGAAGACTCCGGCATCTTTAACCGGTGCTCCTCTGGGTTCGGGATCTTTGGCTACCTTGACTGGTCAGGCcggaatgacgtaactcccacgcATGCATGTGAATTATTTCATTCCCAGCAGTGGGGTATGCCGGGTATGACaggtatattagaaaaaaatccaaataggttggtaagtttattttgttgcagaagaaacataatctttcctttctgcaataaatgactTGTCTGCTcgccatttttttatgttataggtccactataaaataaatgttacagcaGAATTACAGTGGGAATTATTAATTCATCTAATATCAATTTAATTGTCCAAAAATAAAACCTCTGTTGatgggctttgggcttgtgtcTGCATAAAACAGACTGAAGATCCAACTAGGTATATTTCAGTAGTccataaagtggaactttatcaTAGAAATAGGAAAATTCCAAGCAGAATGAtctttgcagaaaagacatactgaaaaatgtttcttattttcCTTCCCACAAACTTCTTTAGAATGTACATTGTGCTACGCATGCagtttacattttctgcatgCCTTTTTGTTGGGATGAATTAACCCCTCTGTGCATGCCAATGAAGCCAGTCCAACATGCCAAATCACAAGAGAAGATGTTGGTGTTGGTAAAAGAGCACATAGACATTGTATCTTTGGAGCAAAGGTAAGTATAGGTGGCTTTGATTTCACTTTAAAGCTCCATTCAGTTCAGACCACCCCCAGTTTTTCTTCCCCTTCGTAGATATATGAATAACCTTTTTGTGCATGCCAATGAGGCTGTCCAAAGATGCCAAATCAGGAAAAAGACTAAGAGGAGATGTTGGCATTGGTAAGAGAGCATGTGGACAGTCCATTTGGAGCAGAGGTAACTATAGGTGGCTTTGATTGTTATGATTCTGCAATCCCCAGCTGTTGTCCATAATCCCAGGTTCACTTAAATCTGCCAAGAGGGGAATCCCTCTGACATTTCCTAACTGCTTCTAGAATAATCATCCCTAGAAGTTGGCACACATCTTCAATGTCATTACAGTATTGGCTGTAGGACTTTATCACATTAAATAGTTAATAGCAGTGAATGACGACTTaaagaattgttttcttttttcttgg
The genomic region above belongs to Pyxicephalus adspersus chromosome 9, UCB_Pads_2.0, whole genome shotgun sequence and contains:
- the LOC140338630 gene encoding uncharacterized protein, with the protein product MTHEEPALPRSLVHTSELQDVIFSLTRRSSDKNQSIKILPRMNQSGLVPRPKLSQSNGGPIYPLTVWHSLGANVYFEPMRALRTAFSNPQRKKTQTSNVKRNDRVIVVQVLSVLDCEKFVRFPELPKGSINRSPRPIASLSHPAALARINHNLVCKPEQKYSDTGHIQDRRTKFGSDLPKIYGPTVSAKRLTEPTKRIRLSINCRSCAPLTQRHYSTNLNGSAMSNNKPG